Sequence from the Drosophila subpulchrella strain 33 F10 #4 breed RU33 chromosome 3R, RU_Dsub_v1.1 Primary Assembly, whole genome shotgun sequence genome:
TTTCTTCTTTTGAGTAATGTAAGACTGCTATTTAACAACACTTCTGTGATGTTTTCCAGATGAAAATTCCTTGCGCATGGACTGGGAGGCGGTGCCCAGTCTTACCCCACAGCCGGAACTGGCGGATCCCAATCTGATGCCGGCAGCCAACCAGCAGTCCACCATCGCCTTCGTGCGCATGGCGGCCACGTCGGTGCTGCGCTGGATCAAGTGATCCCAGGCTATATCATCATCAGGCACGTGTGTTATCTTTTACAAATTAGTCTAAGCTATTGTTTCTGTGACAGTGCGTTGGAGTTGTCCGGCAGTCGCTGGTTTTAGCGTTATCTTTTGGTTTACAGAACTAATTTTGTATCAActctatatacatatacatatatttgcTGTGTAAAGAAGGAACTCCTTTTGATTTACTTTTATTACATAACTTATTCgcctttatttaataaaaatggttctctataaataaatatatatatataaatttgcTTTATTAATGTTTGCAAAGTACACTGACTTAGTAGGTAAACGACTCAATGAGAAAACAATAATACAACTGGTGCAAATGATTGGAAGGCAGACACAGCTGCGAATGAAACCTACCTAGAACCAGCCCTAAAATCTTAGATTAGAATCGCAAGGGAACGAGCTGAGTGACCCTAGCTACATGAACTTTGTGGGCAGTTGTTGCGTGGGCGGGTGAGCAGCCCCAGTCGTGGTCACCACATCGCCGGCAGCGCTCGGTTGTGGCATGCTGGGCTTAACAAATACTTGTGGCAGTGAGTTGGCAGAGGCTCCCACCTGAGCGGCTGACACGGACATGGATCCGTTGGCCAGCAGGTCGTAGCGCGGCGAGGCGTGGCTCATCGTGGAGAGCACGATGGCGGCGGCCATCGCCTCCTGATTGTAAAAGGCCGTCACTGCAGCCGGAATGGGCTGCTGTGCGACCGGACCCGATTGTCATTGGCGCGAGGGCGTACTCGGTGCAGAGGATCCCATGCCTCCGCTTGCGCCCTTGACGCTTTTCGGAGAGAAGGCCGCTTGAAGTAACTGCATATCCTTCAGATTTGACATGGTCTTCATTATATCTGGATCGGTGAGATCGTACACTGGACCCAGGGTTGGGGGGCTGTTGTAGATGTACATGTTATTCGCGCTGTAGCCCAGGGATCCATTAACGTGCCCCACGGCTCCAAAGGACGATCTCCCTCGGTTCTGAGTCTTGTTCTTGGGTTTTGGCAGGGTTTTCTTTTGCAGCTTCGAGGCGGGAAAAAATCCCACGATCTCCACACCATCCGACTCACTGCTGCTCTCCCTGCCCACGGGTCTGGTTTGGGCCGCCTTGGAGGTGGATGTGATGACGGTGGTGGTGGCAGCCAGCTGCTTGGACGTCTGCAGTATTTCGCTGGTACATTGGTAGTCATCCAGATTGATCACATGCGGTGAGGGCCGCGCTCCGACAATTACCTTGGCCTGGCTGTCGCTGGAATGCGGACTGGGATTCCCACTGGCTGCCAGGGTGGCGGCCGTAAGCAGATTGTAaaagttgctgctgttgttaaGGTCAATTTTCCGGCTGGGGGAGGCCAGATCCAGAACCGTActggcggcagcagcagcagcagcatttaGGGTCGCTGCCTGGGCCGAGGTGCTCGGCATGGAGAGcagcgtgtccaggtgggGCAggtggttgttgttattgctaTTGGCTGGCACACTGACCGCCGCCGTGGCAGCCGGAGCCAGCTGGAATTGTGGATGCGGCTGAAGTTGCGGTTGCTGGGATAACTGCTTGGCAACCTTCTTCTTCGGCGGCTTGCTGGTCTGCCTGGGCATCTCCTTCAGCTTTCGCTTTAGGCTGTTGGAGGAGGCACTTGTTGCCGAGTCCGTGTCGGAGTTTCCTCTAGATCGGGGCTCCTCCACTGGCTTCAGGTAGCTGATTGCCTGCGGCATTTGCTCAGGGGTAGAAGCGGGAGCAACGGGTTTCGGTGATGCGGATGCCGGCGGTGCCTTCGGCTTCTCCTTTGCTTTCAACTTGGCGTTCTTGTATCGGGATATTTCCCGGTTCAACTCATCCAAGCGCATCCAGCCGGTTGGCCACAGGTCCACCACCTTTTCCTTGAGATACAAACTTATGAACTCCTCCAGCGAATCCTTGCGCTTAGCCAGAAAGGCGTAGGACGTCCAGCGAGCCTGATAGACATCGTACAGCAGATGGCGCAACTCGCTGGTCCACTGGAACTTCTTGCGTGGCATCTTGGGCGGCAGCTCCGAGTTCACGTCCGCCGCTCTAAAAACGAATAATGTTATATAGATAAAACTATACACATTTTTCCCGTAAGATCTTACGCCTGTTCAGCGAAGGTGCGCAGTTCCGTTTCATAGCTGGCTATGGCCTTGGGCATGACCACAGCTACGGCCCGTCGCAGCTTCTCCAGCATATTGGTGGACTTCTTCTTCTCCTCCTTGGCACGCACTTGTTTTCCTTTGCGCAACATGTAGTACTTGGGGAGCTGCAGCTGGTACTCGATGTGGGAGAAGACCATGTTGCGCTCGTTCCTATCCGTGCACAGTACCGCCTCGTACACTCTGGAGAGGTATGAGAATCAAAAGGATTTTCCATTTATACCGAAGCGGTATACTCACCTGAGCAGTAGAGGCGTGAGCTTGTCATCCAGGTTAAACTTCTTGCCGCACAAATCTCGACTCCTAACCGCTTCTTTGAAGCTGTTGACTGCGGTCAAAATGTCCGCATCCAAAGAGATGGGCAACACAGTGTCGGCGGTACGAAGATCTTGAAGACAAAGAGAAGGTAGACTGGTTATTATGATATTTACAATATCAACTAAGACATTGTGACTAAATGACTAGTTCTAATCCCAGTAGGATTGCATAAAGTTGTAATAAAATTCCCTAACATGTGTTATTAAATTTCCTTATTAGAAACTCACTTTCCTGTCCTTCCTTGCCTGGTTGTCcggcctgtctgtctgcccgTCCTTGGTCCGTGGCAGACTCTATGTCGCTGCTGTCGCTGCTGGACACGTCCGTGGAAATGCACTTTAGTTCGCCGTTGACGACGCCCTTGACAGCTGCCGTGCCGCTCTGCGACTTGAGGAAGTTGTCCCGCTTGGCCTTCAACATGTCCTTGACCGTTGTCGTCTTGACCACCTTCTTCAAGGCTTGCGCCTGGGCCTGACTCTGAGTCTGAGGCAGGGCTTGAAGCTGACTTGATGGCTGAATCTGACCTTCTTCAGTATCCGATATCTCCACCGTACTGGGTCGCGGCGAATTTGAAGATGAGGAGGTGGTGATCGGCTTAACCGGTGGCTTCTTGCCGCCCGCCGTTGAACCGGAGCTGGGTTTGGACTTGCCCGTAACGATGACCTTTGGCCTCTTGGCCAATGGATTGACTTTGTACTTGCTGCTGGATTTCGCCGTGGCAGCAGAGTCCTCGTCCTCGAGACTTTCACTCTCGGAGTCGTCCTCGGAATCGCTTTCGTCCTCCTCGTCAGAGTCGTCCTCGGAATCGCTATCCTCCTCTCCATTGTTAGCATCGTTATCATCGTCATCGTCGGACGATGAAGATGAGCTTTCCGAGCTGGAAGAGATCATGCGCTTGCGCGATCGCTCCGGCATTTTGATGATGGCATCTGTTCGCGTGGTGTAGGACTTCTTGGTGAGGTTCTTGAACTCTAGGGCGCCGCAGTTGATGTAGAAGCCGCCCTCAAGGGTTTCCGCCTCCTCCGGGATGATTTCGTCATACTGGAAAGGGAGTCGAGTAAAAGTATAAGGTAGGTTCTAAGCAATATTTTGATTAGTATGTTATCCGAGTTCTTACCGCATCCGTGTTGTCGATGAAGGAGTCAGACTCATCGTATCCCATTCCAATGTCAACGTAGTCGTCCTTTTTGCTCTTGCCCCGGCCTGTGGCATAGGAGTTGCCGTACTTGGCCTCCAGCTCCTTGAC
This genomic interval carries:
- the LOC119545801 gene encoding yemanuclein — protein: MSRGGEHKRVTLTSIFQGDAGFSRFGSNFLEPDAPPSAGSTNSSKPPTKPAKCIRIKLDLFETDSNKYPEFNYSRLLYLEKKKAKKLKQVTTCNGADPFADNDDDVARIVKELEAKYGNSYATGRGKSKKDDYVDIGMGYDESDSFIDNTDAYDEIIPEEAETLEGGFYINCGALEFKNLTKKSYTTRTDAIIKMPERSRKRMISSSSESSSSSSDDDDDNDANNGEEDSDSEDDSDEEDESDSEDDSESESLEDEDSAATAKSSSKYKVNPLAKRPKVIVTGKSKPSSGSTAGGKKPPVKPITTSSSSNSPRPSTVEISDTEEGQIQPSSQLQALPQTQSQAQAQALKKVVKTTTVKDMLKAKRDNFLKSQSGTAAVKGVVNGELKCISTDVSSSDSSDIESATDQGRADRQAGQPGKEGQENLRTADTVLPISLDADILTAVNSFKEAVRSRDLCGKKFNLDDKLTPLLLRVYEAVLCTDRNERNMVFSHIEYQLQLPKYYMLRKGKQVRAKEEKKKSTNMLEKLRRAVAVVMPKAIASYETELRTFAEQAAADVNSELPPKMPRKKFQWTSELRHLLYDVYQARWTSYAFLAKRKDSLEEFISLYLKEKVVDLWPTGWMRLDELNREISRYKNAKLKAKEKPKAPPASASPKPVAPASTPEQMPQAISYLKPVEEPRSRGNSDTDSATSASSNSLKRKLKEMPRQTSKPPKKKVAKQLSQQPQLQPHPQFQLAPAATAAVSVPANSNNNNHLPHLDTLLSMPSTSAQAATLNAAAAAAASTVLDLASPSRKIDLNNSSNFYNLLTAATLAASGNPSPHSSDSQAKVIVGARPSPHVINLDDYQCTSEILQTSKQLAATTTVITSTSKAAQTRPVGRESSSESDGVEIVGFFPASKLQKKTLPKPKNKTQNRGRSSFGAVGHVNGSLGYSANNMYIYNSPPTLGPVYDLTDPDIMKTMSNLKDMQLLQAAFSPKSVKGASGGMGSSAPSTPSRQ